The Syngnathus typhle isolate RoL2023-S1 ecotype Sweden linkage group LG6, RoL_Styp_1.0, whole genome shotgun sequence genome has a window encoding:
- the LOC133155199 gene encoding mediator of RNA polymerase II transcription subunit 13-like isoform X1: MTSCFVPNGASLEDCHSNLFCLADLTGIKWRRFVWEGPTSSPILFPVTEEDPILCSFSRCMAADVLSVWRRHPTPGRRELWLFWWGDDPSFAELIHNELLSEEDGEWESGLSYECRTLLFKAIHNLLERCLMNRGFVRIGKWFVKPYQKDEKVINKSEHLSCAFTFFVHGDSSVCTSVEIAQHQPLQRLSEEHLSLAQQSSSALQVILSPYGLNGSLTGQGFKMSDHPTQKLIEEWRQFYPISPNPKEIQEEKMEDGDWEDDSLAAVEVLVAGVRMVYPSCLVLLPLTDLPAVVSQGSSNPSGSTCGSGAQSGQAPHRDPAMSSVTLTPPTSPEEAQTGYQPAHKWHKLSSASDGFSNNNTLHGGKIPRRLASHMVESVWQEYNINRTGNKRKFTNLTNGTCEDEADKTGLWDFMEPVHRPHCNCSRHKNPKQRPINTSGHPPSSGQPTPPAPKHKLVEKLEKGEKQQKRPQTPFHHRNSVSDEQPLEPQTPRLCLRGQEEGTYPSLHHVDTAAPPKAPTPHTHGPPADLAGSPPPPPLSPHPCDHADGDRTPSGMKNSTPIHQPFYPPSVEPCLLPQKSSSEEPPPESTPMPLPFPPPFNETSEPTVFIGSAVNPNEDSGHNPWKYFNLPKKKAAIFHTPLLPADKVRDDSGGGAGAESVVSVTELMVGSMQPLKVSQDVVKTYAQRRNTYMSCATTDGDHSGEPDPYAFDEGDEEFSFREKRDKSGVERDGSKKHKLDDGSASADEGQGPSGSKPAASTSLIHENDLAVSYSDLDKIFNSDEDELAPGAKRASAGVDDKFVSKEAKPASLDPLASISTADLHKMFPTPPSTDQQGYSPMNSGSKDSLEAGAGLTLLDSSQLNNHFKMEVEEGFCSPKPTEVKDFSFVYKPETSQPFIGCSMYAPLKTLPSQCLMPIKLPEHKCVYMRNWSIGKMELMPAVVSKDSNIPSVEPDDIQSHTPQTHTPVMSSSAPPSNSGAGILPSPATPRFSVPTPRTPRTPRTPRGPSSVQGSLKYDNSDLYSPASTSSTCRPLSSVEPATVPSVPEAHSLYVTLILSESVMNLFKDCNFDSCCVCVCNMNIRGADVGVYLKDNGEAQYPCTCGFSAVANRRFGQSAGLFLEDELDVVGRGSDAGRDTERCFEELRASAKHKSCSLKEKPPDELILLLQDQCTNPFAPMGGVEYPKRSSAPSSFVRVEERDCYNDCYMALEHGRQFMDNMSGGKVDESLVKSTCLHQWPKCKSADMNKLFSQDVLRVLLSLQPVLQDTIQKKRSVRSWGVQGPLTWQQFHKMAGRGSYGTDESPEPLPIPTFLVGYEYDFVVLSPFGLPYWEKLLLDPFGSQRDVGFVVVCPESETLLCRAKTFFKDLSAMYEACQLGQHRPICKSHPEGILKVGSTEGRSMAEQPLSDWFLKMAARDGNSDAFNKLKVFAQVCRYDLAPYLAEQSLDSSLLSQRNPATAASSQSSASSGNSNATQINSAPPPAPSGNQAMGGLSSSKPGAYAPFGAGGLQGSAAHNGPQSNPQGPGAENGATAQSSSEAPESTMERDKVGRPTDGESHAISYPPAIVVYIVDPFSYTDADREVHSSAYTLGLLRCYTEMLQFLPSRIRNAVSVQIVPCQYLLQPVHSGERHLYGQHLKSLAFSVFTQCRRPLPKSTNFKALTGFGPGLAIDMALKNPERPECLRLYTPPFILAPVKDKQTELGETFGEASQKYNILFVGYCLSHDQRWLLASCTDQHGELLESCIISIDVPNSRARRKMGSARRLGLQKLWDWCLGLVQVTSLPWRVVIGRLGRMGHGELRDWSILLSRRNLQSLSKRLKETCRMCGISAADTPSILSACLVAMEPQGSFVVMPDSVSTGSVFGRSTTLNMQTSQLSTPQDTSCTHILVFPTSAMVQVNTNTSEPIDINFNPINPDGSDEIGIFGLFDNDMVDPDIISILPNSPTTSPVHSPGSHYHQGGDGSKGQSADRMESHEEALNILQQPMALGYFVSTAKAGPLPDWFWSACPQAQNQCPLFLKASLHLHVSSVQSDELLHSKHSHPLDSNHTSDVLRFVLEQYNALSWLTCDPATQDRRSCLPVHFVVLTQMYNFIMNML, translated from the exons ATGACTTCGTGCTTTGTACCAAACGGGGCCAGTTTGGAGGACTGCCACTCCAACCTCTTCTGCCTG GCTGATTTGACCGGGATCAAATGGCGACGCTTTGTGTGGGAAGGCCCCACGTCGTCGCCCATCCTCTTCCCCGTGACCGAGGAGGACCCCATCTTGTGCAGCTTCAGCCGGTGCATGGCGGCCGACGTGCTGAGCGTGTGGCGGCGGCATCCCACGCCCGGTCGCCGGGAACTCTGGCTCTTCTGGTGGGGCGACGACCCCAGCTTCGCCGAGCTCATCCATAACGAACTCTTGA GCGAGGAGGACGGCGAGTGGGAAAGCGGCCTGTCCTACGAGTGTCGCACGCTCCTGTTCAAAGCCATCCACAACCTGCTGGAGCGCTGCCTCATGAACCGCGGCTTTGTACGCATCGGCAAGTGGTTTGTGAAGCCTTATCAGAAGGACGAGAAAGTCATCAATAAAAG CGAGCATCTGTCCTGCGCGTTCACATTTTTCGTGCACGGCGACAGCAGCGTGTGCACCAGCGTGGAGATTGCGCAACACCAGCCTCTGCAGCGGCTGAGCGAGGAGCACCTGAGCCTCGCCCAGCAGAGCTCCAGCGCCTTGCAAG TCATCCTGAGCCCGTACGGCCTGAACGGTTCCCTCACGGGCCAGGGCTTCAAAATGTCAGACCACCCCACGCAGAAGCTCATCGAAGAGTGGCGGCAGTTTTATCCCATCAGCCCCAATCCTAAGGAGATCcaggaggagaagatggaggaCGGCGACTGGGAGGATGACTCCCTGGCGGCCGTGGAGGTTCTCGTTG CTGGAGTGAGGATGGTGTACCCTTCCTGTCTGGTGCTCCTCCCCCTGACAGATCTCCCCGCAGTGGTCTCTCAAGGTTCATCCAACCCCTCAGGAAGCACGTGCGGCAGCGGCGCTCAGTCAGGTCAGGCCCCTCACAGAGATCCCGCCATGTCCTCTGTCACGCTGACGCCACCAACGTCGCCGGAGGAAGCTCAGACTG GCTATCAGCCAGCACACAAGTGGCATAAATTGTCTTCTGCGTCCGACGGCTTCAGTAACAACAACACTCTTCACGGGGGGAAAATCCCTCGAAGGCTGGCCAGCCACATGGTGGAGTCCGTTTGGCAGGAGTACAACATAAACCGCACAGGGAACAA GAGGAAGTTTACAAACTTGACCAACGGGACTTGTGAGGACGAGGCAGACAAAACCGGGCTGTGGGATTTCATGGAGCCCGTCCACAGGCCACATTGCAATTGTTCAAG GCATAAGAATCCGAAGCAGCGGCCCATCAACACCTCAGGACATCCGCCGTCGTCAGGCCAGCCCACCCCGCCAGCCCCAAAGCACAAGCTGGTGGAGAAGCTGGAGAAGGGCGAGAAGCAGCAAAAGAGGCCGCAAACTCCCTTTCACCACCGCAACTCTGTGAGCGACGAGCAGCCGCTGGAGCCTCAGACGCCCAGGCTGTGCCTGCGAGGGCAGGAGGAGGGCACCTACCCCAGCCTGCACCACGTGGACACGGCCGCGCCCCCCAAAGCGCCCACGCCGCACACCCACGGCCCCCCCGCCGACCTGGCGGgctcgccgccgcccccgccgctCAGCCCGCACCCGTGCGACCACGCCGACGGCGACCGGACTCCGAGCGGCATGAAGAACTCCACGCCCATTCACCAGCCCTTTTACCCGCCTTCGGTGGAGCCTTGCCTGCTGCCTCAGAAGAGCTCGTCGGAAGAGCCCCCTCCGGAGAGCACGCCCATGCCTTTGCCCTTCCCCCCACCCTTTAACGAAACCTCGGAGCCCACCGTCTTTATCGGCTCCGCCGTCAACCCCAACGAAGATTCCGGACACAACCCCTGGAAGTATTTCAACCTGCCGAAGAAGAAGGCGGCCATCTTTCACACACCTCTGCTACCTGCCGATAAAGTACGAGATGACTCTGGAGGCGGCGCGGGAGCCGAAAGCGTCGTGTCTGTTACAGA GTTGATGGTGGGCTCCATGCAGCCTCTCAAAGTGTCCCAGGACGTGGTGAAGACCTACGCCCAGCGGAGGAATACATACATGTCCTGCGCCACGACGGACGGCGACCACAGCGGCGAGCCGGACCCATATGCCTTTGACGAAGGGGACGAGGAATTCAGTTTCAGGGAAAAGAGGGACAAGTCTGGAGTTGAGAGGGATGGGAGCAAGAAACATAAG CTGGATGACGGATCGGCTTCAGCCGACG AAGGTCAAGGTCCATCAGGCAGCAAGCCAGCCGCCTCCACCAGCCTCATCCATGAGAACGACTTGGCCGTGTCCTACAGCGACTTGGATAAGATCTTCAATTCGGATGAAGATGAGTTAGCG CCTGGAGCCAAAAGAGCCAGCGCTGGCGTAGATGACAAGTTTGTCTCGAAAGAAGCAAAGCCCGCCTCTTTGGACCCCTTGGCTTCCATCA GCACGGCAGACCTGCACAAGATGTTTCCCACCCCACCGTCGACGGACCAGCAGGGCTACTCCCCCATGAACTCCGGCAGCAAGGACAGCCTGGAAGCGGGGGCCGGCCTCACCCTGCTGGACAGCAGCCAGCTCAACAACCATTTCAagatggaggtggaggagggttTCTGCAGCCCCAAGCCCACTGAAGTAAAG GACTTTTCTTTTGTGTACAAGCCGGAGACGAGTCAGCCTTTTATCGGCTGCTCCATGTACGCCCCTCTTAAGACCCTGCCCAGTCAGTGTCTGATGCCAATCAAGCTGCCCGAGCACAAATGCGTGTACATGCGGAACTGGAGCATCGGCAAAATGGAGCTGATGCCAGCGGTGGTGAGCAAAGACAG cAACATCCCAAGCGTGGAGCCCGATGACATCCAGAGCCACACCCCTCAGACCCACACGCCCGTCATGTCCAGCAGCGCCCCTCCCAGCAACAGTGGCGCGGGCATCCTCCCGTCGCCGGCCACGCCCCGTTTCTCCGTGCCCACGCCTCGCACTCCCCGCACCCCTCGAACGCCGCGCGGGCCCTCCAGCGTCCAGGGCTCGCTCAAGTACGACAACTCTGACCTCTACTCCCCGGCTTCCACTTCCTCCACCTGCCGGCCGCTCAGCTCGGTGGAGCCGGCCACCGTCCCGTCCGTCCCTGAGGCGCACAGCCTCTACGTCACGCTCATCCTCTCCGAGTCGGTCATGAACCTCTTCAAGGACTGCAACTTCGACAGCtgctgcgtgtgcgtgtgcaacaTGAACATCCGCGGCGCCGACGTGGGCGTGTACCTGAAGGACAACGGCGAGGCCCAGTACCCCTGCACGTGCGGCTTCAGCGCCGTCGCCAATCGCCGCTTCGGCCAGTCCGCCGGGCTCTTCCTGGAGGACGAGCTGGACGTGGTGGGCCGCGGCTCGGACGCCGGCCGCGACACGGAGCGCTGCTTCGAAGAGCTGCGGGCGTCCGCCAAGCACAAGTCGTGCAGTCTGAAGGAGAAACCGCCCGACGAGCTCATTCTACTTCTCCAGGACCAGTGTACCAACCCGTTTGCGCCCATGGGAGGCGTGGAGTACCCCAAACGGAGCTCCGCCCCCAGCTCCTTTGTGAGGGTGGAGGAGAGAGACTGTTATAACGACTGCTACATGGCGCTGGAGCACGGCCGGCAGTTCATGGACAACATGTCGGGAGGCAAAGTGGACGAAAGTCTCGTGAAAAGCACTTGTCTTCATCAGTGGCCAAAATGCAAAT CGGCGGACATGAACAAGCTGTTCTCTCAGGACGTGCTGCGGGTGCTGTTGTCCCTCCAGCCTGTCTTGCAGGACACCATTCAGAAGAAGAGAAGCGTGCGCTCGTGGGGCGTTCAAGGACCCCTCACCTGGCAGCAGTTCCACAAGATGGCCGGGAGGGGGTCTTATG GTACAGACGAGTCTCCCGAGCCGCTGCCCATCCCGACATTTCTGGTGGGCTACGAGTACGACTTTGTGGTGCTGTCCCCCTTCGGCTTGCCCTACTGGGAAAAGCTGCTCCTGGATCCCTTCGGCTCCCAGAGGGATGTGGGCTTTGTCGTCGTCTGCCCGGAAAGCGAAACGCTCCTCTGCCGGGCCAAAACGTTCTTCAAAGATTTGAGCGCCATGTATGAG GCGTGCCAGCTCGGCCAGCACAGGCCCATCTGCAAAAGCCATCCCGAGGGCATCCTGAAGGTCGGCAGCACAGAAGGCAGGAGCATGGCCGAGCAGCCCCTCAGCGACTGGTTCCTCAAGATGGCCGCCAGAGACGGCAACAGCGACGCCTTCAATAAACTCAAAGTCTTTGCTCAAGTGTGCCGCTACGATCTAG CTCCCTACCTAGCAGAGCAGTCTCTGGACAGCTCCCTCCTATCCCAGCGCAACCCCGCCACTGCCGCATCTTCTCAGAGCTCCGCCTCTTCAGGAAACTCAAACGCCACCCAGATCAACAGCGCCCCTCCGCCCGCCCCCTCCGGCAACCAGGCCATGGGTGGGTTGTCGTCGTCCAAGCCGGGCGCCTACGCCCCGTTCGGAGCCGGCGGGCTGCAGGGTAGCGCGGCGCATAACGGGCCCCAGTCCAACCCACAAGGCCCGGGTGCGGAAAATGGAGCCACTGCCCAAAGCTCGAGTGAGGCACCCGAGAG CACAATGGAGAGAGACAAAGTGGGCAGGCCGACGGACGGCGAGTCGCACGCCATCTCCTACCCGCCCGCCATCGTGGTGTACATAGTGGACCCGTTCAGCTACACCGACGCCGACCGCGAGGTCCATTCCAGCGCTTACACGCTGGGCCTCTTGCGCTGCTACACGGAGATGCTCCAGTTCCTTCCCAGTCGCATCAGAAACGCCGTCTCCGTGCAG ATCGTTCCGTGCCAGTACCTCCTGCAGCCGGTGCACAGCGGCGAGCGGCACCTGTACGGCCAGCACCTCAAGTCGCTCGCCTTCTCCGTCTTCACGCAATGTCGCCGACCGCTGCCTAAATCCACCAACTTCAAAGCTCTGACCGGTTTCGGTCCCGGCCTTGCCATCGACATGGCGCTCAAAAACCCAGAG AGGCCGGAGTGTCTGCGTCTGTACACGCCGCCTTTCATTCTGGCCCCGGTGAAAGATAAGCAGACGGAGCTAGGCGAGACTTTCGGCGAGGCGTCGCAGAAGTACAACATCCTGTTTGTGGGCTACTGCCTGTCGCACGACCAGCGCTGGCTGCTGGCCTCCTGTACCGACCAGCACGGCGAGCTGCTGGAGAGCTGCATCATCAGCATCGACGTGCCCAACAG TAGGGCCCGCAGGAAAATGGGCTCGGCCCGACGGCTGGGTCTGCAGAAGCTGTGGGATTGGTGCCTGGGCTTGGTGCAGGTGACTTCACTGCCGTGGAGGGTGGTGATTGGTCGCCTGGGGAGGATGGGCCACGGCGAGCTCAGAG ACTGGAGTATTCTGCTGAGCAGGAGGAACCTTCAGTCCCTCAGCAAACGCTTGAAAGAGACCTGCCGGATGTGCGGCATCTCCGCCGCCGACACTCCCAGCATCCTTAGCGCCTGCCTGGTCGCCATGGAGCCTCAAGGTTCTTTTGTGGTCATGCCAG ATTCGGTGTCGACGGGCTCGGTGTTCGGCCGCAGCACCACGCTCAACATGCAGACGTCGCAGCTGAGCACGCCGCAGGACACGTCGTGCACGCACATCTTGGTGTTTCCCACCTCGGCCATGGTGCAGGTCAACACCAACACGTCGGAGCCCATCGACATCAACTTCAACCCCATTAATCCAG ACGGCTCCGACGAAATTGGCATCTTCGGGCTGTTCGACAACGACATGGTAGACCCGGACATCATCAGCATCCTGCCCAACTCGCCCACCACCTCCCCTGTTCACTCGCCCGGCTCGCATTACCACCAGGGCGGCGACGGAAGCAAG GGTCAGAGCGCGGATCGCATGGAATCTCACGAGGAGGCGTTGAACATCCTGCAGCAACCCATGGCGCTGGGCTACTTTGTGTCCACTGCCAAGGCCGGCCCGCTACCCGACTGGTTTTGGTCAGCCTGTCCTCAAGCTCAGAACCAGTGTCCTCTGTTCCTCAAG GCTTCTCTGCACCTGCACGTGTCTTCTGTCCAATCCGACGAGCTGCTGCACAGTAAACACTCCCATCCCCTCGACTCCAACCACACCTCAGACGTCCTCAG ATTTGTCCTGGAGCAGTACAACGCCCTCTCCTGGCTGACGTGCGACCCCGCCACTCAGGACCGCCGCTCCTGTCTGCCTGTTCACTTTGTGGTGCTGACGCAGATGTACAATTTCATCATGAACATGCTCTGA